One window from the genome of Nicotiana sylvestris chromosome 9, ASM39365v2, whole genome shotgun sequence encodes:
- the LOC104229899 gene encoding pentatricopeptide repeat-containing protein At3g48810-like, whose translation MYTCVCVSKLGKAKEARELAMRFTPTAPNYNVLISGFCKIYSTKEAVDLFDEMADKGFDPNVITYTTILNAFADQGDIGLSFAMLSKMFVSGCSPNIPSLTWLLKRISLTGQMLGKAKEARELAMRFTPTSPNYNALINGFCKIYSTKEAVDLLDEMADKGVDPNVITYTTVLNEFADLGDIGLSFAMLSKMFVSGCSPNIPSFTWLIKGISLRGQMVRSSLRAGCSALHTQYLIRTDVLLLETLHSCLQGNQNEFGRTILSLKLEI comes from the exons atgtatacttgcgtgtgcgtcaGCAAGCTTGGTAAAGCAAAAGAAGCTAGAGAACTGGCGATGAGATTTACTCCTACTGCTCCTAATTATAATGTCCTAATAAGTGGGTTTTGTAAGATATATAGTACTAAGGAGGCAGTTGATTTGTTCGATGAGATGGCTGACAAGGGGTTTGATCCTAATGTTATCACGTACACCACGATTTTGAATGCATTTGCTGACCAAGGAGATATTGGTCTTTCTTTTGCCATGTTGAGCAAGATGTTTGTTAGTGGCTGTTCTCCAAATATTCCCTCACTTACCTGGTTGCTTAAGCGAATTTCATTGACGGGGCAGATG CTTGGTAAAGCAAAAGAAGCTAGAGAACTAGCGATGAGATTTACTCCTACTTCTCCTAATTATAATGCTCTAATAAATGGGTTTTGTAAGATATATAGTACTAAGGAGGCAGTTGATTTGTTGGATGAGATGGCAGACAAGGGGGTTGATCCTAATGTTATCACGTACACCACGGTTTTAAATGAATTTGCTGACCTAGGAGATATTGGTCTTTCTTTTGCCATGTTGAGCAAGATGTTTGTTAGTGGCTGTTCTCCAAATATTCCCTCATTTACCTGGTTGATTAAGGGAATTTCATTGAGGGGGCAGATGGTACGAAGCTCTTTACGTGCGGGATG TTCtgctttacatactcagtaccttattcgtactgatgtccttttgttggagacactgcattcatgcctgcag ggtaatcaaaatgaatttggaagaacaattctcagtttgaagcttgaaatttga
- the LOC138877555 gene encoding uncharacterized protein, whose product MNLSINKQQVQQVQAFCEICGEGHTSDICPANPESVCFVGNSNRGQKNQYGNTYNPNWRNHPNFSWGGNQGTQNQYRSQAPQQKYRPPQVEQQASPRSHLEDMLKKVMAEQQALSQKVMDEQQALAIIVRNLERQMGQLASAQNTRPAGALPSDTEPNPKAQVNAVTLRNGRALEKVPKKKKNTDHPEGELAPKPVEGNEKDDKGPKPVIETRPPPPFPQRLQKLRDNAAYKTFLDILRQVQINIPLVDILQEVPKYAKYIKDIVANKKRLTEFETVALIEECSSKIQGKLPQKLKDLGSFTIQISIGKHAVGRALCDLGASINLMPLSMFRQLGLGEPRPITVILQLADRSLAHLEGVIETCCSQTYTQVYVVDK is encoded by the coding sequence ATGAACTTGAGTATCAACAAGCAACAGGTACAACAGGTTCAAGCTTTTTGTGAAATATGTGGAGAGGGTCACACGAGTGACATATGCCCCGCAAACCCAGAGTCTGTCTGCTTTGTGGGTAATTCAAATAGGGGTCAAAAAAatcaatatgggaacacttacaatccCAACTGGAGGAACCACCCAaacttctcttggggtggaaaccAGGGCACTCAGAATCAATACAGGTCTCAAGCACCTCAACAGAAATATAGACCACCTCAGGTTGAACAACAAGCGAGTCCTAGAAGTCACCTTGAAGACATGTTGAAAAAAGTGATGGCCGAACAACAAGCCCTCTCTCAAAAAGTGATGGATGAACAGCAAGCCCTCGCCATAATAGTGAGAAATTTAGAGCGTCAAATGGGACAGCTTGCCAGTGCTCAAAACACTAGACCAGCTGGAGCACTTCCAAGTGATACTGAGCCCAATCCTAAAGCTCAAGTCAATGCGGTTACCTTGAGAAATGGAAGAGCACTAGAAAAAgttccaaagaaaaagaagaatacagATCATCCTGAAGGAGAATTAGCTCCCAAGCCAGTTGAGGGGAATGAGAAAGATGATAAAGGACCCAAGCCAGTAATTGAGACTAGGCCACCACCTCCATTCCCTCAAAGATTGCAGAAATTAAGAGACAATGCTGCATATAAAACGTTTCTTGATATCTTGAGGCAGGTGCAGATTAATATTCCATTGGTTGACATCTTACAAGAAGTACCCAAATATGCAAAGTACATCAAGGATATTGTGGCAAATAAAAAGAGGCTAACCGAGTTCGAGACAGTGGCACTCATTGAGGAGTGCAGTTCCAAAATTCAAGGTAAGTTACCTCAGAAATTGAAGGATCTGGGTAGTTTCACTATCCAAATCTCGATTGGTAAACATGCTGTTGGGCGAGCTTTATGTGATCTTGGAGCCAGCATCAATTTGATGCCACTATCTATGTTCAGACAGTTAGGGTTGGGTGAGCCACGCCCAATAACAGTTATCTTACAGTTAGCTGATCGCTCCCTTGCTCATCTTGAGGGAGTGATTgaaacttgttgctcccaaacgtacacgcaagtatacgtagtcgacaagtaa